From the genome of Rhizobacter sp. AJA081-3:
CTCCTTCACCAGCTCCTGGGCGTGATCCAGCGTGGTCACCAGGTCGTTGGCCGACCCCATTTCATCCCAGTGTGCCAGGCGCCACCACTTCGCCTCTGTCAGGCACTTGCGGATGCCGTCAGCGCACTCCGTAACCGTGTCGGAGGTCGTCAGCAGCGAGCCGCGCAGCATGGCCAGCAGCAACAACGCCTTGGCGACCTGCAGACCGTCGCCACCGCCAGCCAAGTGCTCCTGGCTGAGCATCGCCAGTACCGCGTACTCCGAGTAGGTACCGTAGAACTGGTTAGCGCCTTGGACGGCCGTTGGGGAACCTGGGACCGACTCGACCGTGGACAGAATTGCCGCGAAGTCGGTTGGACACCAGCGGTCCAGAAGCCGCAGTGCGGGCCAGGATGGCTTGATCGCCAGCAGCGCCGACCAGTCGCCAGGCGCCAAGACATACGCCTGCAGAAACTGCCATCCGCCGTCGACCCGAAGCGGCTGGATCGCAGCCCAGAACGTCGTCTCCCACGCCACAATGATTGGGTCGGCGCCGCTTCGCTGCCGAGCCAAGAGTGCCGCTTCTCGAGGAGTTCGCACTCCTAGTGTGTCAGGGGTGGTAGACGTCAAGGCATCAAAGCTCGTGTCTCTTTGCAGATCCTACCCTAGGCATGCTCTCATCATATGATGCAATGTTAGACTTTTCTGCGTTTCTAGCAATTCACTTATGCATTGCCTAGCTGAGGGGTTCGCAATGCCACGTTTCATCAGGGGCCGCCAGTGAGCGGCCCTAACTCTTCCGGGGCTGGGAAAGCCATGGGGAATGGCCCAGCGCGCCGAGAGGGGCCGAGTCGACCACTTGATCTGCTGCGCCCGCGCGCTGCGCAGCTCCTGCGGCCGTGACTCTTCCGGGCCGCGCTCGCGCTGGTCGTGACGACCGCCGCCGTGCTCCCGCGGCCGCGGTGGATTCACGACTCACAGCGCTCGAGCGCAACATGAAGTACGTCGACGACGAGGTGGGCGCCTGGTGGGGAGAACTTGACCAGGAGACGAGGGCCCGCGCCGACACTGACCGAGCCGAGTCCGACGCTCGCGGCGCAGGCGACGACGCATTTGGAAGGCTACTCGCCGACGCTGCAGCCGGCTCCGTGCACTTCTCTCCGTTCGGCCTGGGATGGCTCGCCGTCGGGAGCCCGTGATGGGAACGGGTGATTGGTTGCGAGCTGGCTTCGCCGGCGCTTCTCCCGACATCAGCCGCTCACGCCGCGTCGCCGCCGATGTTCGTCAACGCGAGACGCAGACGCGGCTGACGGATGGAAAGGCCCGCGCGGGCAGCGGCCTCGATGACGGGCGAGAAGCGGCGATGCATCTTCCGGGTGTGGTTCTGTGCGATGTCGGCCAGCCGGTGCGCCAGGAAGGGATTGAGCAGGCGCTCGCGCAGATCGGCGAGGTAGGCGAGCGCCGCGGCCCCCTCCCCCAGCGCATCGAAGACGGGCAGCACCTCCTCGTGCCAGAGATCCTCCAGTTGCGCACGCAGCGAGTCGTCGCGCATCGCGTCGAGGACCGTCTCGTCGGGCGGCCGGCCATCGACGAGCCATCGCTCGGCGAGAAAACTGTGCGCCAGGTTGAGCAGCCACAGCTTGAGTCGCTCGAAGCCTGCCAGCGCATCCGTCAGAACGATGTCGGGGTGACTGCATGGCAGCACCATGCGCGGATGGCGCTCGATGGCCCACAAGGCATACGGTTCGGCGATGGCGCCTGCCGGATGCAGCGGGGCCGAAACGATGCGGTCGACCAGCGAGTTGACCCACACGCAGTGATCACGCAGATAGGCCATGAAGTCGTGCGGCGCTCCCCATCGGCCCGCCACGCCGGCAACGATCTCGCGCAGCGTGTCGCCGTTGCGCCCGACCAGTTCGCAGGGAAGGATCGTCATCGGCGCGGCGGGCAGCAGCCGCCACCGATGCCACAGCAGGACGACGAGCCGGGCGGGAAAGCTCCGCGGAGGGCCTGCCGTCGCGGTCAACGCGTCGGCGCTGTCGGCAGGGTCGAGCTCGTATCCCCTGTCGGCGGTGTTCGAGACGATCACCTGGACCTGCGAGGCCACCGCGTCGAGCAGGCGCGGCCACTCGCGCCTGGCATGCCAGGCCGACTGCACCGACGAGACCCGCAGCACC
Proteins encoded in this window:
- a CDS encoding mannitol dehydrogenase family protein; protein product: MLAAAPILQFGTGRFLQAHVDLFVSQALPRGQALGGIAVVQSTDSAQSSTRLAALAAAQGYPVHIRGLRNGRTVDEVLRVSSVQSAWHARREWPRLLDAVASQVQVIVSNTADRGYELDPADSADALTATAGPPRSFPARLVVLLWHRWRLLPAAPMTILPCELVGRNGDTLREIVAGVAGRWGAPHDFMAYLRDHCVWVNSLVDRIVSAPLHPAGAIAEPYALWAIERHPRMVLPCSHPDIVLTDALAGFERLKLWLLNLAHSFLAERWLVDGRPPDETVLDAMRDDSLRAQLEDLWHEEVLPVFDALGEGAAALAYLADLRERLLNPFLAHRLADIAQNHTRKMHRRFSPVIEAAARAGLSIRQPRLRLALTNIGGDAA